In Bombus terrestris chromosome 6, iyBomTerr1.2, whole genome shotgun sequence, a single window of DNA contains:
- the LOC100642959 gene encoding protein fem-1 homolog CG6966 isoform X1, whose amino-acid sequence MYVKMDVKKVMYTVVREGKLARLKELLEHREKDEVVKLVSTTSHGTTPLVIACRNGHYDVAEYLIEKCGANVNQPGLVMFDGEMIERAPPLWCAAAAGHLVLVKLLVKNGARVNATTKTLSTPLRAACFDGHFDIVRFLVGHGADIEMANRHGHTSLMIACYKSHLKIVKFLLTLKANVNRKSIKGNTALHDCAESGSLEVVKVLLEHGARMDVDSYGMSPLLTAAVTGHKHIVEYFINMPNLVNRKERIDALELLGATYVDKKRDMMGALECWKQAMNERYRSDPVILKPGPSPLVAAYDFAREITEPDALDGLLNDPDEMRMQALVIRERILGPAHPDTSYYIRYRGAVYADGGMFNRCIELWNYALDMQQSMLEPLDPMTQSSLFSFTELFSFMIGRQINTGRRVPQVQREELLRVFKKAVLEVKLGKQMLDKGSARGRDIAYLNRVLVSTLHLASLLTHEMPEEDTAEYSALHQALYELVRINPKDNNDRTVLHLVFSERNTILGAGPKCPSFRFPSPHLIKALLKVGADVSAKDATGSTALHLAAMFHPPTDLVNILLDAGAHIDAVNKMGSTFESLTWSNNAYETLTRNKHPYDSVYPMRYTKLTCLAARVVRKAYDIESVPKHLQDFVQMH is encoded by the exons GAATTACTAGAACATCGAGAGAAAGATGAGGTAGTGAAGTTGGTCAGTACAACAAGCCATGGTACGACACCGTTAGTTATCGCCTGCCGAAATGGACATTATGACGTGGCTGAATACCTTATTGAAAAATGTGGAGCGAATGTCAATCAACCCGGTTTAG TGATGTTCGATGGAGAAATGATCGAGCGCGCGCCACCTTTGTGGTGCGCTGCAGCTGCCGGTCACTTGGTTTTAGTTAAGTTGCTAGTGAAAAATGGCGCCCGGGTAAATGCCACCACTAAAACGCTTTCCACTCCTTTACGAGCAGCTTGTTTCGACGGCCACTTCGACATTGTTAGATTTTTGGTGGGTCACGGTGCAG ATATTGAGATGGCAAATCGTCATGGTCATACAAGTCTGATGATCGCCTGTTACAAAAGTCATCTTAAAATCGTCAAGTTCCTACTTACCCTAAAAGCGAACGTTAACCGAAAATCCATAAAGGGTAACACAGCACTTCACGATTGTGCTGAGAGCGGATCTCTAGAAGTCGTGAAGGTACTCCTCGAGCATGGTGCCCGAATGGACGTGGACTCCTACGGGATGTCACCACTCCTTACGGCAGCAGTAACAG GTCATAAGCACATTGTCGAATACTTTATCAATATGCCAAACTTGGTGAATCGCAAGGAACGCATAGACGCACTGGAATTACTGGGTGCTACATATGTGGATAAAAAGAGAGACATGATGGGAGCACTTGAATGCTGGAAACAAGCAATGAATGAAAG ATATCGAAGTGATCCAGTGATACTGAAACCAGGACCGTCACCACTTGTAGCTGCTTACGATTTTGCACGGGAAATTACCGAACCTGATGCACTGGATGGATTATTAAACGATCCGGATGAAATGCGAATGCAAGCACTTGTAATTAGAGAAAGAATATTAGGACCAGCTCATCCTGACACCAGTTACTATATTCGCTACAGAGGAGCTGTATACGCGGATGGTGGAATGTTCAATCGTTGTATAGAACTTTGGAACTATGCCTTAGATATGCAGCAAAGCATGCTGGAACCACTCGATCCAATGACCCAGAGTTCACTTTTTAGTTTTACCGAACTCTTTAGTTTTATGATAGGTAGACAAATAAATACAGGACGTAGAGTACCACAGGTTCAGAGAGAAGAACTTCTTAGAGTGTTCAAGAAAGCT GTTTTGGAGGTGAAGTTAGGAAAACAAATGTTGGACAAAGGATCGGCTCGTGGACGTGATATTGCCTATTTGAACAGAGTTCTCGTCAGCACTTTACATCTAGCAAGTTTATTGACTCACGAAATGCCAGAAGAAGACACTGCGGAATATTCTGCACTGCATCAAGCGCTTTATGAGTTAGTTCGAATAAATCCCAAAGACAATAAC GATCGAACTGTGTTGCATTTAGTTTTTAGCGAAAGAAATACGATACTCGGAGCTGGTCCTAAATGTCCGTCGTTTAGGTTTCCTTCTCCGCATTTAATAAAGGCTCTTCTAAAAGTTGGCGCTGATGTCTCAGCAAAAGATGCAACCGGAAGTACGGCATTACACCTTGCTGCTATGTTCCATCCGCCAACCGATCTTGTTAATATTCTTCTTGATGCTGGTGCACATATTGATGCTGTTAATAAAATGGGTAGCACGTTCGAATCATTGACGTGGAGTAACAACGCGTATGAGACTTTAACACGGAATAAACACCCATATGATTCGGTATATCCCATGAGATACACAAAACTCACCTGTCTAGCAGCGAGGGTAGTAAGGAAAGCATACGATATTGAGTCTGTCCCAAAACATCTTCAAGATTTTGTTCAAATGCACTAG
- the LOC100642959 gene encoding protein fem-1 homolog CG6966 isoform X2 — protein MEYELNDGNYFTRELLEHREKDEVVKLVSTTSHGTTPLVIACRNGHYDVAEYLIEKCGANVNQPGLVMFDGEMIERAPPLWCAAAAGHLVLVKLLVKNGARVNATTKTLSTPLRAACFDGHFDIVRFLVGHGADIEMANRHGHTSLMIACYKSHLKIVKFLLTLKANVNRKSIKGNTALHDCAESGSLEVVKVLLEHGARMDVDSYGMSPLLTAAVTGHKHIVEYFINMPNLVNRKERIDALELLGATYVDKKRDMMGALECWKQAMNERYRSDPVILKPGPSPLVAAYDFAREITEPDALDGLLNDPDEMRMQALVIRERILGPAHPDTSYYIRYRGAVYADGGMFNRCIELWNYALDMQQSMLEPLDPMTQSSLFSFTELFSFMIGRQINTGRRVPQVQREELLRVFKKAVLEVKLGKQMLDKGSARGRDIAYLNRVLVSTLHLASLLTHEMPEEDTAEYSALHQALYELVRINPKDNNDRTVLHLVFSERNTILGAGPKCPSFRFPSPHLIKALLKVGADVSAKDATGSTALHLAAMFHPPTDLVNILLDAGAHIDAVNKMGSTFESLTWSNNAYETLTRNKHPYDSVYPMRYTKLTCLAARVVRKAYDIESVPKHLQDFVQMH, from the exons GAATTACTAGAACATCGAGAGAAAGATGAGGTAGTGAAGTTGGTCAGTACAACAAGCCATGGTACGACACCGTTAGTTATCGCCTGCCGAAATGGACATTATGACGTGGCTGAATACCTTATTGAAAAATGTGGAGCGAATGTCAATCAACCCGGTTTAG TGATGTTCGATGGAGAAATGATCGAGCGCGCGCCACCTTTGTGGTGCGCTGCAGCTGCCGGTCACTTGGTTTTAGTTAAGTTGCTAGTGAAAAATGGCGCCCGGGTAAATGCCACCACTAAAACGCTTTCCACTCCTTTACGAGCAGCTTGTTTCGACGGCCACTTCGACATTGTTAGATTTTTGGTGGGTCACGGTGCAG ATATTGAGATGGCAAATCGTCATGGTCATACAAGTCTGATGATCGCCTGTTACAAAAGTCATCTTAAAATCGTCAAGTTCCTACTTACCCTAAAAGCGAACGTTAACCGAAAATCCATAAAGGGTAACACAGCACTTCACGATTGTGCTGAGAGCGGATCTCTAGAAGTCGTGAAGGTACTCCTCGAGCATGGTGCCCGAATGGACGTGGACTCCTACGGGATGTCACCACTCCTTACGGCAGCAGTAACAG GTCATAAGCACATTGTCGAATACTTTATCAATATGCCAAACTTGGTGAATCGCAAGGAACGCATAGACGCACTGGAATTACTGGGTGCTACATATGTGGATAAAAAGAGAGACATGATGGGAGCACTTGAATGCTGGAAACAAGCAATGAATGAAAG ATATCGAAGTGATCCAGTGATACTGAAACCAGGACCGTCACCACTTGTAGCTGCTTACGATTTTGCACGGGAAATTACCGAACCTGATGCACTGGATGGATTATTAAACGATCCGGATGAAATGCGAATGCAAGCACTTGTAATTAGAGAAAGAATATTAGGACCAGCTCATCCTGACACCAGTTACTATATTCGCTACAGAGGAGCTGTATACGCGGATGGTGGAATGTTCAATCGTTGTATAGAACTTTGGAACTATGCCTTAGATATGCAGCAAAGCATGCTGGAACCACTCGATCCAATGACCCAGAGTTCACTTTTTAGTTTTACCGAACTCTTTAGTTTTATGATAGGTAGACAAATAAATACAGGACGTAGAGTACCACAGGTTCAGAGAGAAGAACTTCTTAGAGTGTTCAAGAAAGCT GTTTTGGAGGTGAAGTTAGGAAAACAAATGTTGGACAAAGGATCGGCTCGTGGACGTGATATTGCCTATTTGAACAGAGTTCTCGTCAGCACTTTACATCTAGCAAGTTTATTGACTCACGAAATGCCAGAAGAAGACACTGCGGAATATTCTGCACTGCATCAAGCGCTTTATGAGTTAGTTCGAATAAATCCCAAAGACAATAAC GATCGAACTGTGTTGCATTTAGTTTTTAGCGAAAGAAATACGATACTCGGAGCTGGTCCTAAATGTCCGTCGTTTAGGTTTCCTTCTCCGCATTTAATAAAGGCTCTTCTAAAAGTTGGCGCTGATGTCTCAGCAAAAGATGCAACCGGAAGTACGGCATTACACCTTGCTGCTATGTTCCATCCGCCAACCGATCTTGTTAATATTCTTCTTGATGCTGGTGCACATATTGATGCTGTTAATAAAATGGGTAGCACGTTCGAATCATTGACGTGGAGTAACAACGCGTATGAGACTTTAACACGGAATAAACACCCATATGATTCGGTATATCCCATGAGATACACAAAACTCACCTGTCTAGCAGCGAGGGTAGTAAGGAAAGCATACGATATTGAGTCTGTCCCAAAACATCTTCAAGATTTTGTTCAAATGCACTAG
- the LOC100642959 gene encoding protein fem-1 homolog CG6966 isoform X3, with protein MCFLMFDGEMIERAPPLWCAAAAGHLVLVKLLVKNGARVNATTKTLSTPLRAACFDGHFDIVRFLVGHGADIEMANRHGHTSLMIACYKSHLKIVKFLLTLKANVNRKSIKGNTALHDCAESGSLEVVKVLLEHGARMDVDSYGMSPLLTAAVTGHKHIVEYFINMPNLVNRKERIDALELLGATYVDKKRDMMGALECWKQAMNERYRSDPVILKPGPSPLVAAYDFAREITEPDALDGLLNDPDEMRMQALVIRERILGPAHPDTSYYIRYRGAVYADGGMFNRCIELWNYALDMQQSMLEPLDPMTQSSLFSFTELFSFMIGRQINTGRRVPQVQREELLRVFKKAVLEVKLGKQMLDKGSARGRDIAYLNRVLVSTLHLASLLTHEMPEEDTAEYSALHQALYELVRINPKDNNDRTVLHLVFSERNTILGAGPKCPSFRFPSPHLIKALLKVGADVSAKDATGSTALHLAAMFHPPTDLVNILLDAGAHIDAVNKMGSTFESLTWSNNAYETLTRNKHPYDSVYPMRYTKLTCLAARVVRKAYDIESVPKHLQDFVQMH; from the exons ATGTGCTTCT TGATGTTCGATGGAGAAATGATCGAGCGCGCGCCACCTTTGTGGTGCGCTGCAGCTGCCGGTCACTTGGTTTTAGTTAAGTTGCTAGTGAAAAATGGCGCCCGGGTAAATGCCACCACTAAAACGCTTTCCACTCCTTTACGAGCAGCTTGTTTCGACGGCCACTTCGACATTGTTAGATTTTTGGTGGGTCACGGTGCAG ATATTGAGATGGCAAATCGTCATGGTCATACAAGTCTGATGATCGCCTGTTACAAAAGTCATCTTAAAATCGTCAAGTTCCTACTTACCCTAAAAGCGAACGTTAACCGAAAATCCATAAAGGGTAACACAGCACTTCACGATTGTGCTGAGAGCGGATCTCTAGAAGTCGTGAAGGTACTCCTCGAGCATGGTGCCCGAATGGACGTGGACTCCTACGGGATGTCACCACTCCTTACGGCAGCAGTAACAG GTCATAAGCACATTGTCGAATACTTTATCAATATGCCAAACTTGGTGAATCGCAAGGAACGCATAGACGCACTGGAATTACTGGGTGCTACATATGTGGATAAAAAGAGAGACATGATGGGAGCACTTGAATGCTGGAAACAAGCAATGAATGAAAG ATATCGAAGTGATCCAGTGATACTGAAACCAGGACCGTCACCACTTGTAGCTGCTTACGATTTTGCACGGGAAATTACCGAACCTGATGCACTGGATGGATTATTAAACGATCCGGATGAAATGCGAATGCAAGCACTTGTAATTAGAGAAAGAATATTAGGACCAGCTCATCCTGACACCAGTTACTATATTCGCTACAGAGGAGCTGTATACGCGGATGGTGGAATGTTCAATCGTTGTATAGAACTTTGGAACTATGCCTTAGATATGCAGCAAAGCATGCTGGAACCACTCGATCCAATGACCCAGAGTTCACTTTTTAGTTTTACCGAACTCTTTAGTTTTATGATAGGTAGACAAATAAATACAGGACGTAGAGTACCACAGGTTCAGAGAGAAGAACTTCTTAGAGTGTTCAAGAAAGCT GTTTTGGAGGTGAAGTTAGGAAAACAAATGTTGGACAAAGGATCGGCTCGTGGACGTGATATTGCCTATTTGAACAGAGTTCTCGTCAGCACTTTACATCTAGCAAGTTTATTGACTCACGAAATGCCAGAAGAAGACACTGCGGAATATTCTGCACTGCATCAAGCGCTTTATGAGTTAGTTCGAATAAATCCCAAAGACAATAAC GATCGAACTGTGTTGCATTTAGTTTTTAGCGAAAGAAATACGATACTCGGAGCTGGTCCTAAATGTCCGTCGTTTAGGTTTCCTTCTCCGCATTTAATAAAGGCTCTTCTAAAAGTTGGCGCTGATGTCTCAGCAAAAGATGCAACCGGAAGTACGGCATTACACCTTGCTGCTATGTTCCATCCGCCAACCGATCTTGTTAATATTCTTCTTGATGCTGGTGCACATATTGATGCTGTTAATAAAATGGGTAGCACGTTCGAATCATTGACGTGGAGTAACAACGCGTATGAGACTTTAACACGGAATAAACACCCATATGATTCGGTATATCCCATGAGATACACAAAACTCACCTGTCTAGCAGCGAGGGTAGTAAGGAAAGCATACGATATTGAGTCTGTCCCAAAACATCTTCAAGATTTTGTTCAAATGCACTAG